The DNA sequence CGATGGCGAATCTCGGCCTGAGCATCGACGAAGCCATTGAGCTTATTCGCGAGCGCTGGAACGCTTCAGCAACACATGAAGGATCATGAGATGGAACCGACCACACCCCTTATTCGCATAGAAGGGTTGACCAAACGTTACTCATCGACAACCGCACTGGACGATGTTTCGCTTGATTTACATCCTGGAAAAGTTATTGGTCTAATCGGCAATAACGGTTCAGGTAAAACAACCTTGATGAAAATTTTGGCTGGCGTGCTCTCCGATTGGGAAGGCACAGTTAGTATTGCTGGATATGCACCCGGCCCAGAAACAAAACAGCGTCTCGCCTTCTTGCCATCCGCACAGTTCTTAAACAAATCGATGACTGCTGCTGACGCATGCCAACTGTATGCTCGATTCTTCACCGATTTCGATATCCGTAAAGCCCATGATCTACTCAACTACTTCGAGTTGCCCTTGGATCAGAAACTTAAAGAAATGTCGAAGGGTATGAACGAGAAGGTTCAAGTTTCGCTCACAATGTCACGAAATGCCGATATCTACTTGCTTGACGAGCCTATCTCAGGTGTTGATCCGGCAACGAGAACCACGATTTTGAACGGTATTTTGCGCGACTTCAGCCCCGAAGCACTCATGGTGGTCTCCACGCACCTAGTTGCCGACGTCGAAGCGATTCTCGACGACGTCATCCTCATTAACAACGGCAAGGTTGCCCGTTACGTCAACGTTGACGATCTGCGTGAGGAATATGGAATCTCCCTCGATAGTATTTGCCGGAAAGGATTGAACTGATGTTTTTGCTACTTCTTCGTCAAGAGTTCACCTCGCAAAAGAGCTGGTTGAGCTCAACATTTCTGACGGCTAGCTTGATCGCTATCGTTTCCTTCGTCGTCTCCTTGCCACACATTCCAGGCTTAACTGCGTTTTCTTATTTCACGATGGTGGCGACGGCGATTGGCACACCGGTAGTGATTATGATTGGGCTGGGAGCCGAATACTGGCAGTCGATGTCTGGCGAGCGTGGCTACTTCACGCACACTATTCCGGCAAAGCCAAGTGAATTGTTCTGGGCAAAAACGCTCTTCGCATTCCTTGTTGAAATGCGCGCCCTCGGTTTTACCTTGCTTGTGCTCTTGGCACTGGCGTTGAGTAACGCGTGGGAAAACGATATGTCATTGGGTGATTTTCTCGAACCATATAAGGAATATCTCCAAAGCAAACCTACCTGGTTGGTTGTGGCCGCCCTACTCTATATCGTGCTCGGTTTGGTCAATATTATCCTCCAAGGAGCTGCGGTATTGAGTATTAGCGCGCTGGGCCGATTCTCCGGCTCGACGGCGTCGAATATCGCTATTGGGTTTGCTGGGCTCTACCTAGCCAATCAGGCCGTGGGTGCAGTCGGTACCCTGCTGTTGCCACTATCGGTACGTATCTCTGATCTGTCCTTGACATGGGAATCGATGTTGCCGAGCATTGTGCATTCGATTCAAACTGATACCCAGCCGGAACTCTTTGGCATCGGTTTACTGATCACCTTGCCGATTCTTACGATCGTCTTAGTCTGGTTCGGGATTCGAGCTATTGCTCGAACGTCGTTGCGCTAAGCCCGTCCATTCCAACGAGGCATCTTAACCTCGATCTCCTCTAACAAGCTTGGTGGCTCAGTAACATCACCTATTACTGAGCCACCGAACTCGTGTTTGACTAAAGTTTATGAGAACAAATCCAAGAACCGTTCGATGCGCGCAGTAGGCGCAGCGAAGAACGCTTGGGCATCGCCGTCGTACTCGATTTTTCCATCTTGAAGGAAGACGATGCGGTCTGCGATCGAGCGCGCAAACCCCATATCGTGAGTGACTAACACTAACGCAGTTTGACCACGTGCCACATCTTGAAGCGTAGACCGTACTTCTGCCGCTAGTTCTGGGTCTAACGCCGACGTCGGTTCGTCACACAATAAAAACTCTGGTTGCATAGCAAGCGCTCGGGCAATAGCAACCCGCTGTTTTTGCCCGCCAGAAAGCTGATACGGATAGGCTTTTTCGCGCCCGGCTAGCCCAACCTTGGCTAACAGTTCACGACCTTGTTCCACGGCCCGCGCGCGCGGAATATTTAACGCGCGGATCGGACCAAACGTGACATTGTCAAGCACGCTCAAGTGTGCAAAGAGCTGGAAATCTTGGAAGACCATCGCTGAATGCGCCCGTACCACGTGCTTATCTTCTGTAGAGAGTCGGTTCGAAAAATCAATTTCTCGGTTGGAAACTGTCAATGTGCCGAGTTCGGGGGTTTCCAGCAGGTTCAACGAACGTAACAGCGTTGATTTTCCAGAACCTGACGGACCGATAATCGCCGTCGTTTGCTGTGGATCAAAATTGATCGATACGCCATCTAGCGCACGCACTGGTTCGCCATCTTTACTGGTGTAAGTCTTATGTAAATCGGTTACCTTTAACATCAGCGTGCCTCCACATACTTCGATGTTCGCTTTTCGAGCGCATGCTGGCCCGCAGTGAGGACAGAATTAATGACGAGGTAAATCATTGCCACTTCTACATAGAGCAACAGCGGCTCGAAGGTAATAGCTGCTAACTGTTGGCTGCGCAAGAAGACATCAACCAAGGTGATTGATGATACGAGAGACGTTCCTTTAACGAGATCAATGAAATCTGACGACAGCGGCGGAATAGAAATTCGAAATGCCTGGGGAGCAACGATATGCCAAAGGATCTTACGGTGGGTAAGATTCAACGACTGCCCCGCCTCCCATTGCCCGCGTGGAACAGCTTTCAGGCCTGCACGCAAGGCTTCAGCAGTATAGGCACCAGCGTTAAGACCCAGCGTCATGATCGCAACTGGCCAAGCATCGAGTACGATTCCAGCCCGAGGCAGACCATAGAAGACGATGAATAGTTGAACAAGTAGCGGAGTTCCTCGAAAAATCCACACGTACAACGCGCCGATCTGTGAAAGCACTGCAATGCGTTCGAAACGAACAACGGCAACAATACTTCCGATAATCAGGGCAATAATGAATGAGATGATTGCTAACGGTATCGTAACAGTAATGGTTGCAGCTAAGAGCGTTGGTAACGATTGCGCCCATAATTGCACAGCATGAATCATTATTCACCTACCTGAGAGTGAGCGGAGATGTCCTCGCCAACATACTTTTCGGTGATTTTAGCAATCGATCCATCAGCTAGTCGGCGTTGAATTGCTTTATTAAGCTCGGCAACAAAATTATCTTCTCCCTTTTTTACAAGGATTGAACAGCAGCCAGGAGTTTCCACTTCACCATCGAGTAATCTTATATTCGAGATTGGATTGTTTTCTTCATAAAGTTTGAATGTGACTAATGAATTTAAAGTGGTTTCAGCTCGACCAGCAGTGACAAGATCAATTGCTTGTACAAAGCCATCAACTGGAACGATTGGCAATCCAAATGTGTCTTTGGCTAGCATCCCGAGGTTTGAGGTTGTTGATTGAGCTGATGTCTGTGTGGTGAGGTCATTGATTGAAGTTAGCGGAGAGTCTTTACGCACCGCGAATTTTGCGACATCACGGGTATAGGGCATGGTGAAGTCGTATTTAGCTTTACGCTCGTCACTAACAGCAAGATTATTAATCACAACCGGGTATTTTCCGGCATCCACCCCCGCGATTAAACCATCCCACGGAGCAACAGTGAACTCCACCTGAGCACCAAGATCCTCAGCTAGAAGTTTCATAATATCTATTTCAATTCCAACGAGTTTTCCGTGATTATCCGTGTATGAGTAGGGACGATAGGTTCCTTCAGTTCCGACGGCGAGGGTGTGAGTTTCTTGTGTTTGTTTTAATAGTTGTCCCGACGACGGCTCACTTGTAGCCGTACAGGCTGCCAATGCGAGTGTTGCAATAACGAGGGAACTGATTTTTTTGGCCACAGACATAGGTCACTTTCCTTGACAAACAACAGCAATCGGCACACATGAGCCAATAACTTAACGAACGATGAAAAATTTTCGGACACACTCGTAGAAACGAACATGTTAGGGAGATTTTGTTTATTAGCAACAGCAACTAGAACATGGCGTTATCGCCATAACTAGCGTGTTGACACTCGAAGATGCTCGTCCGAAAATATACATGTTTTAATTTTCAAGTTACTTCTGGCCTGCTGTCAACATGGAGCTTATAATGAGAGCCATGATACGTAGTAATGACATGAACATCGCAATCAATATTATTGGAGATCGTGTGGGGTCTGGACTGGGCAAAGCTCAAACAATGGCAGTAGCCCATATTGTCGATGGAGCTATCACCTCGTGGGACGAATATGAGGTTGGATGGAACCTGTTACATGGACAAGGCCCTGAAGGAACTCATCACGCGCGCATTGTGAGGTTTATGCGTGAGCATGCAATTACCGCAGTGGTTACTGGTCACATGGGCGCTCCTATGGTTAATACGCTCACTAAACTCGGAGTTCGTCCAGTTGTCAATATCAGTGGCGACGCCCGGCAAGGTGCATTAACTGCCGTCGAGATACTCAATAATTAAGGTAAAGCAGGTGGGCGGGCAGGAGAAAGATCTCCTGCCCCCCACCTCACTGAGATTTTCGTATTAAACCGCTACCTCAGTCTGGCTAGCGCTACGAAGAGATAGGTCATAAACCAATCCGATCATTATTGCGATAATGGTTGGAACAACCCATGCCATCTGCAAATAACCCAGCGGGAAAAAATCCAGTCCGTACCGCAGCGCAGAAAATACGCTTAAACCAGTGGAATTCAACGCTTCTGGGATAGCTAAAACAACTGCCGTATAAGTCCCTAACCGATACGCCCAAACCAAATGTTTCCGCGTCACCAATTCAATAATCGCCACAACAATAAGCGAAATTGTAATAGGGTAAAGCAACTGATTTAGTGGAGCTACCATGGACAAAATTCGTTCTAGTCCAAGATTCGAAAGCGGGAAAACAATCACAAGATGGATAAGGAGCCAAGAATGCTGAGAAATACGTGGAAAGAGGTTATGGAAATAATGTGATGACGAAGCCAACAACCCCAAGGCGGTTGTTAAACACGCCAAGAAAACGATCAGCCCAAAAACTAACTGACCAGTTGTCCCAAAAAGCTCTCGCGAGACTTCGGTGATGACAACAGCACCGTTCGGGCCACTACCGACGCTCCCCAAATGAACTAAACCTACATAACACACCGCTAGCAATGATCCAGCTAGAATTGAAGCCCCAATCATACCCCGGCGAAGTTTAGCCCCAGTAAATCCTGATGTTGCTAGAGCTCCTAAAATAACTGGCCCGTACATTAAGGTCGCCAGCGAATCCATCGTGAAATATCCCTCGATCAACCCACTTGCCAGCGGAGCTTGAGCATAACGCGGCTCAACCGGATGGCTAATGTCGGGCAAAGTGTAAGAAGCAACAACCAAGGCAATCAATAAGAGAATCAAGATTGGCGTCAAATATCCACCAATCCGACTCACG is a window from the Arcanobacterium buesumense genome containing:
- a CDS encoding ABC transporter ATP-binding protein translates to MTKRYSSTTALDDVSLDLHPGKVIGLIGNNGSGKTTLMKILAGVLSDWEGTVSIAGYAPGPETKQRLAFLPSAQFLNKSMTAADACQLYARFFTDFDIRKAHDLLNYFELPLDQKLKEMSKGMNEKVQVSLTMSRNADIYLLDEPISGVDPATRTTILNGILRDFSPEALMVVSTHLVADVEAILDDVILINNGKVARYVNVDDLREEYGISLDSICRKGLN
- a CDS encoding amino acid ABC transporter ATP-binding protein, whose translation is MLKVTDLHKTYTSKDGEPVRALDGVSINFDPQQTTAIIGPSGSGKSTLLRSLNLLETPELGTLTVSNREIDFSNRLSTEDKHVVRAHSAMVFQDFQLFAHLSVLDNVTFGPIRALNIPRARAVEQGRELLAKVGLAGREKAYPYQLSGGQKQRVAIARALAMQPEFLLCDEPTSALDPELAAEVRSTLQDVARGQTALVLVTHDMGFARSIADRIVFLQDGKIEYDGDAQAFFAAPTARIERFLDLFS
- a CDS encoding amino acid ABC transporter permease, giving the protein MIHAVQLWAQSLPTLLAATITVTIPLAIISFIIALIIGSIVAVVRFERIAVLSQIGALYVWIFRGTPLLVQLFIVFYGLPRAGIVLDAWPVAIMTLGLNAGAYTAEALRAGLKAVPRGQWEAGQSLNLTHRKILWHIVAPQAFRISIPPLSSDFIDLVKGTSLVSSITLVDVFLRSQQLAAITFEPLLLYVEVAMIYLVINSVLTAGQHALEKRTSKYVEAR
- a CDS encoding transporter substrate-binding domain-containing protein, with the translated sequence MSVAKKISSLVIATLALAACTATSEPSSGQLLKQTQETHTLAVGTEGTYRPYSYTDNHGKLVGIEIDIMKLLAEDLGAQVEFTVAPWDGLIAGVDAGKYPVVINNLAVSDERKAKYDFTMPYTRDVAKFAVRKDSPLTSINDLTTQTSAQSTTSNLGMLAKDTFGLPIVPVDGFVQAIDLVTAGRAETTLNSLVTFKLYEENNPISNIRLLDGEVETPGCCSILVKKGEDNFVAELNKAIQRRLADGSIAKITEKYVGEDISAHSQVGE
- a CDS encoding NifB/NifX family molybdenum-iron cluster-binding protein, whose product is MIRSNDMNIAINIIGDRVGSGLGKAQTMAVAHIVDGAITSWDEYEVGWNLLHGQGPEGTHHARIVRFMREHAITAVVTGHMGAPMVNTLTKLGVRPVVNISGDARQGALTAVEILNN
- the brnQ gene encoding branched-chain amino acid transport system II carrier protein translates to MFSSTTKSIIFAGFALFAMFFGAGNLILPAMIGVEAGPYAYTAVIGFVITGAVLTVAGMIAAGSMREGESRIADRVGPRFGLIFTTVLFIATAMLYPTPRVAAVSFEIAAVPFVGSGHLQLFVYTVIFFGICYVLVRQPTKIVSRIGGYLTPILILLLIALVVASYTLPDISHPVEPRYAQAPLASGLIEGYFTMDSLATLMYGPVILGALATSGFTGAKLRRGMIGASILAGSLLAVCYVGLVHLGSVGSGPNGAVVITEVSRELFGTTGQLVFGLIVFLACLTTALGLLASSSHYFHNLFPRISQHSWLLIHLVIVFPLSNLGLERILSMVAPLNQLLYPITISLIVVAIIELVTRKHLVWAYRLGTYTAVVLAIPEALNSTGLSVFSALRYGLDFFPLGYLQMAWVVPTIIAIMIGLVYDLSLRSASQTEVAV